From Phalacrocorax carbo chromosome 6, bPhaCar2.1, whole genome shotgun sequence, a single genomic window includes:
- the CRYZ gene encoding quinone oxidoreductase: MAATRNVMRAVRVFEFGGPEVLKLQSDVLIPDPKENQVLIKVHACGVNPVETYIRSGNYARKPALPYTPGSDVAGVIEGVGQHVTAFKKGDRVFTIGTISGGYADYAVAAANRVFPLSDKLDFRQGAAIGIPYFTAYRALFQKGRAKAGESVLVHGASGGVGIAACQIARACGLKVLGTAGTEEGMNMVLRNGAHQAFNHREANYIDKIKEYTGMEGVDIIIEMLSNINLAADLQLLSYAGRVMVVGCRGPIEINPRDTMSKESSIIGVSLFLSTEEEKHECATAVLDGIEAGWLKPIVGSEYPLEKVAKAHEDIIRSSGARGKMVLLP, from the exons ATGGCAGCCACAAGAAATGTGATGCGAGCTGTCAGAGTTTTTGAATTTGGTGGCCCTGAAGTGCTTAAACTCCAGTCAGACGTCTTAATTCCCGATCCAAAAGAAAATCAG GTGTTAATTAAAGTCCATGCCTGTGGGGTAAATCCTGTCGAGACATATATTCGTTCTGGAAATTATGCTAGAAAACCAGCTTTACCCTATACTCCTGGATCAGATGTGGCTGGTGTAATAGAAGGTGTTGGGCAACATGTGACTGCGTTCAAG AAAGGTGACAGGGTTTTTACCATTGGTACGATCTCTGGAGGATATGCAGATTATGCAGTTGCCGCAGCTAATAGAGTCTTTCCTTTGTCGGATAAACTGGATTTTAGGCAAGGAGCAGCAATTGGAATACCCTACTTCACTGCTTATCGTGCTCTTTTCCAAAA AGGGCGTGCCAAAGCAGGGGAAAGTGTGCTAGTCCATGGTGCGAGTGGGGGa gtGGGAATAGCAGCATGTCAGATTGCCAGAGCTTGTGGTTTAAAGGTTTTGGGTACAGCAGGAACTGAGGAGGGCATGAACATGGTTCTGAGAAATGGTGCTCACCAAGCGTTTAATCACAGAGAAGCTAATTACATTGATAAAATTAAG GAATACACAGGGATGGAAGGAGTTGATATAATAATCGAAATGCTTTCTAACATCAATCTTGCTGCTGACTTGCAACTGTTGTCCTATGCAGGAAGGGTGATG GTTGTGGGCTGTAGAGGTCCTATTGAGATAAATCCAAGAGACACTATGAGTAAAGAGTCTAGCATAATTGGAGTTAGTCTGTTTCTTTCAACTGag gaggagaagcaTGAATGTGCAACAGCAGTCCTTGATGGCATAGAAGCTGGCTGGCTGAAACCAATTGTAGGCTCTGAATATCCACTGGAGAAAGTAGCCAAGGCTCATGAAGACATTATTCGTAGCAGCGGTGCTCGAGGAAAGATGGTGCTCCTTCCATGA